The sequence CGACGCCCTGAGTGAGAGGCGGCACCCCCACAGCCAACTGGCCCAAATTTGGCTGAATTCCACCCGCGCTTATCTGGTGGCCCAAACCGAGCAAAAGCAGGCGGTCTGAGGCGATCAGGCGTCTATGCTTGCACCTGCCTGTGTCAGACTCGAACGATGACCCTCCGTGCCCAGACACTGTTGATGGTTGCCGTGCTTGCCCTGCTCTCTCCAGCCAGCGCACAGAAGCAAACGGGGAACCCAGTGGCCAAAAGTAAGAGCTTGACGCTCAAAGTCGGCGCAGCGGGCCAAGACCTCAAGGTGAGCGCGGGCGATACCCTACGCTTTGAATTGAGCAGCAGCGCCGGCACCGGCTACGCCTGGCACGTCCTCGACGTCGACCCGGTCTTTCTGGCTCTGGTGGACAGAACGGTTACTGCCGCGCCCACTGCCAACACGGTTGGAGCGAGCGCGGCGAGGCCGGTGGTCGGCAGTTCCGGCCCAGTGACCACCTACATCTACTACGTCAAAAAGTCACTCGACCTCGGCGGCTACTCGGTCACTACGCCGGTTGTCTTTGTCAACCTGCCGCCCGGACGCCAGACCACCCAAACGGCGAAGCTGATTCAGTTCAACTTGGCAGGCAAGTGAACCTAAATGGTCGGCGTAGAAAATTAAGGGGTTTCGTTCCAATTGAGCAAAGCTAGAACCTCGGCAGCGAGTTCTTGGACTGGCCTTTCATCGGTACAAATGCGGTTAACCCAAGCTGGCGTCCGTTCATCAAGCTCGGCGGCCCGTTGACTACTCCTTTCAAGATGTGTTTCCAGACCTGCACCGATCTCCCGCTGCTCTAGGCGGAGCCGCGCCGTACCGTCTGATGCAGTCAGTAGCACGGCGTTCGCTAAAGAATCTTCGCCTATTGCCCGCATCAGATCGCCAGTGTGAAGAACGCTGACAGTGTTGGTGTAAATTAATCTGCGGTAGCCGAGGGCACGGTAGTTGCCCCAGATGGATTTCAGATTCTGTTCGGCCAAGCCGTATTTCCAAGGCGGTGGGTACGCCAGATCGAGGTTGTCGCCCTCAATGACCGCGTGTTTAATCCGCAGAGCTGAGAGCTGATAGTGCAACTCGGCGGCCAGACTCGTTTTGCCCACCCCGGAGCGGCCACCTATAAACAGTACCTCGTTGCGCTCAGAGACCGTAGATTTCTCCATATTTCTCAAACAAATACTTCACGTAAGCGTCGGCGCTCAGCGGCTGGCCGGTGGCTCCCTCCACGATCTGCGCGGGGGTGCGGCGGCGGCCATACTGGTGCACGTTGACACGCAGCCATTCCCGCAGCGGCGCGTAATCGGCGTTCTGGAGTCCGGCGGCAATTTCAGGATTCTGGCAAGCGGCTTCTAGGAGCTGCACGCTCAGCAAGTTGCCGAGGCTGTACGTCGGGAAATACCCGATCAGACCCGCCGACCAGTGAATATCTTGCAGCACGCCTTCGCTGTCGCTGTCAGGCACCACACCCAAATATTCCTGCATCTTGGCATTCCAAGCGGCGGGCAAGTCAGCCACGCTCAGCTCACCCTCGATCAGGGCCAGCTCCAACTCAAAGCGCAGCATGATGTGAAAGTTGTAGGTCACTTCGTCGGCTTCCACCCGAATCAGGCTCGGCTGCACGCGGTTGACGGCGCGGTAAATGGACTCGGCGCTCTGGCCGGCGGCCACTTCCGGGGCGGCTTTGGCCAACTCGGCAAAATAGTGCTGCCAAAACGCCTTGGAGCGGCCCAGCAAGTTCTCAAAGAGGCGCGACTGACTTTCGTGAACGCCCAAGCTGGCTCCGCGTGCAAGCGGTGTACGCTCCAACTCTTGGCTGACGCCGTGTTCGTACATGGCGTGGCCGGTTTCGTGCCAAGTTCCGAACAAGCTCATGGGAAAGTAGTGTTCGTCAAAGCGGGTGGTGATGCGGATGTCATCGGCGCTGAAGTTGGTCTGAAAGGGGTGGGCGCTTTCATCCAGCCGCGAAAAGCTGGGCAGTAGACCGAACGCTTCTTCGGCAACTTTGAGCGAAAGCTGACGCTGGGCCACCGCCGGAAATGGGCGCGTCAGCACGCCGTAATCCGTGGCATCGCCTGCCGCGACGATGGAGCGCAGCAGCGGCAAGGTGCGCTCACGCAAATCGGTGAAAATCTGCCGGACGTGGGCCGTCTTCATGCCGGGTTCGTAGTCATCGAGGAGCACGTCGTACGGGTGCTGGTCATAACCGATCAGCTCAGCGTACTGTTTGGTCAGGCTCAGCACCCGCTCCAAGTACGGCGCGAAAGAAGCGAAGTCATTGTCGGCCCGCGCCTTGATCCAGGCGTGGTGGGCCTCGTTTCGGGCCTGCGAAACGTCTTCCACAAAGGCGGTGGGCAGCTTGGTGGCTTTGTCAAAGTCACGCCGAGTCACCCTCAACAAGTCCACGTCCACTTCGCTGAGTTGCCCGGCGTCCACCGCTTCAGCGGCCTCCAGCAGCGCCCGCGTTTCGTCGGAGGTCAACAGGTGGTGGCTGAGTCCGGCCAAACTGGACATTTGAAGCCCGCGAACCCGCGCCGCGTCCTCCGGCATCTGGGTTTCCTGATCCCACGACAGCAGGCCCTGCGCCGCGCCCAGATCACTGATGAGATTGAGGCGGCGCTTGAGAGTGTCCAAGGGGCTGATGGAGGCGACCTGTTTGGGAGCAGTGACAGTCATGAATCTAGGCTAGCACCGCCGGGCAGTCAGGAGTGCAGGTTCAAACCTCACTGCCACCGTTCGCGCTCTTCCGCCGCCTCGCCCAGCAGCAGGGGGCGCACTTCGCCCAGCAAGTACAAGCTGCCGCACACCACGCTCAGGCCCGGCGGCAACGACGCCAGCGCCCCGGCAGGCGTAGATGCGGAGCGAACCGGAATCCCGAACGGTTCAAAGAATTTGGCCAACTCCTGCGGCTCGGCGGCGCGGGGACTCAGCCGCGAGCGCGTGAGGATCACCTGACTGGCAATGGGCGCAAGTTCAGCCACCACGCCGGCAATATCTTTGTCGCCCGCTGCACCGAAGACCAGCGGCACTTTCTCTACGCCCAGACTCCGCAGCGCCGCTGCCAGTGCCCGCGCGCCGTCTGGATTATGGGCACCATCGAGCACCACTTGGCGCTCCAAACCGTCCAGCCCGCCGAGCCAAATCAGTTTTTCTAACCTGCCCGGCCAACGAATTTGCGTAACGCCCTTCTGAATGGCTTCCAAATCGGTACCCAAGCGCTGGACCGCCAGCACCGCCAGCGCCGCGTTCATAGCCCCGTGTTGCCCGAGCAGTGGGGTCTGAACCGTAAGGCTTCCGGCAGGGCTGGTGAGCGTCACCCGTGAGCCTTGCCAACCCTGCGATTGCACTTCTACTTGCGCCTCGCGGCCCAGCGCCCACACGTCCGCGCCCGTCGCGTCGAGCAGCGGCCAGAAAGCGGGCACGATGCCAGTCACGGCCGGCAGGCCAGCCCGCAGAATTCCGGCTTTCTCGCTGGCAATGGCGCTGAGGGTATCGCCCAGAATCTCAGTATGGTCCAGAGCCACACCTGTAATGACACTCAAGGCCGGCTCAAGCGCGTTGGTGGCGTCGAGCCGCCCGCCCAGCCCGACTTCCATCACGGCCCACTGCGCTCCGGCCTCCGCAAACAGCCAGCAGCCCAGCGCCACCACGATTTCAAAAAAAGTCGCTCCGAGCGCTTCGGCGTGGGGGCGTACTCGGCCCAGTCCAGCTTCAACCACATCAGCGGATAACTCCTGACCACCCACCACGAAGCGCTCAGCAAAGCGGGTCAGGTGCGGACTGGTAAACAGGGCGGTGCGCCGGCCCGATGACTGGAGAATGCTGGCCAGCGTCGCCGCCGTGCTGCCCTTGCCGTTGGTACCGCCCACCAAAACGGTTTGAAAAGTAGTTTGCGGATCGCCCAGCATATTCAGTAGCTCACGCACCCGGCCCAAACCCGGATGTACCCCGAAGCGCTGACGGGCGTAGAGCCAATCGAGATGGTTACTCAAAGTGGTTACTGAGCGAAATACGCTTCTAAAGCGGGGACAATCTGCTTTTTGCGGCTGATCAGATTGCCCAAATCGGCCAGATGCTGCTCAGTCGCTACGCCAAAGGCCGCCTGCACCACCTCCGCCTCAGTATCCGACACGATCAAGGTACGGTTGGTTTCGTTCAAAATATCCACTACACCCAGCAAAATGCCACTCAACTTGCTGGCGGCCTTCTCGGCTTGCATGGCGCTGAGCAGTTCGGCTTGCCGCCCGAAAACGTAAGCTGGATTGGTCGTTTCAATCATGCCGATGCCCCACGTTTCTGACCCGAGCGGAAAAACTTTGTAATCCATTTTGAGCAGTTTGTCGGCGGGCATGTCACCAAGGTCGCTCTTGGCCGCGAACATCTGCATGGCGTAGCCTTCCACGTCGCTGATACCCGCGATAGGCGCGAGAAAAGCGGCAGCGTCCCTGTCTGTATCGGTGGTGGTGGGACTGCGAAACTGCAAGGTGTCCGAGAGAATGGCGCTCAGCAGCAAGCGGGCGTCGGTAGGCTCGACGCTCAGGCCCGCTTCGCGGTGCAACTTGAGCAGCAGCGTGCCAGTGCAGCCCAGCGGCTCAAAGCGCAGGAAAGCAGGCTGGGCGGTGCTCAGGTCGCCAAGCTTGTGGTGATCCACCACATAGCGCACGTCAAGTTCGGCCAAGTTGGGCACACTCTGGGCCGACTCGTTGTGATCCACCAGCGCCACCGAACTGCCCGCAGGTAAAGCCGCAAGCAAGTCCGGCGCGTTCACGCCCGCCTCACGCAGCACGTAAGCCGTCTCGTGGTTGAGTTCACCGAGGCGGTAAGGGGTCGCCGGCGTGCCCGTGCGGGTCAGGAAGTGAGCATAAACCAGCGCCGCCGTGATGGCGTCGGTATCGGGATTGAGATGGCCAAAAACAGAAATCATGTTGAGCAGTCTAGAGCATTGCCGCCTAAGGTGCCCAACAAAAAAATACCCCCCGCACATGGCAGGGGGCATTTCGGGGGTGAAGAAGGGGCTTAGAAGTTGACCTTGTAGGTGATCTTGAAGGTCGAACCCTGAGCCACTTGGCCGCTGGGCAGGGCCATCTGGGTGCCGTTGGCGTCTTTGGCGCTCAAGTTGTAGAGGCCGTACGCGAACGACAGATCGTAGTAGTTGCCTTCCACGTAGACGCCGTTCTGGTTGATCGAGTAAGCGCTGCCGTTGTCAACGTACTTCCCGGCGTTGTTGTCGTCGCCATTATCCCAAGGGGTGTAAGCGCGGTTCTTGGTGTTCAGGCCAGCGTAGTAGACGGCCAGTTTGCCGGTGGGCAACAGGAAGTCGTTGAGCTTGATGCCCGCACGGTAGCTCAGTGCCGAAACGCCGTAGTTCTTGGTCGCGTCGGAGCTGCCGGTGTAGTTGCGGCTGAGGTAGCCGACCTGACCTTCGACGCTGGGCTTGAAGATGGTGTCAATGGTGTCGGTGCTGACCTTGGCTCCGGCAGCGACAGTCGAAAGATCAGCCTTGGCCGCGCTGTCGTAGATGAAGTTGTTGTAGAGGCCTTTGAGGTTCACATTGAGGAAGCCCAGCTTGGCGTTGTACAACCCGTCAGCGTAGAGCAAGCTGTCGTTGTAAGAGGAGGAGCCGCTGCTGAGGCGCTTGGCGTAGCCAAAACGAAGCGACAGGTTCTTGACCAATGCACCGGGCAAAGCGCCGTCGTGCATGATTTCTGCGCCGTACTCGCTGTAGCAGACCTTGTCAGAGAACGCGCCCAAGCTGAAGGTCAGTGCGCCGCCAACTGCGTCGGTATCGGTCAGGCCGGTGCCGGGGTGCTGCGAGCCACAGCCGCTCTGGTTGGTGAGGGCGGTGTCGTTGAGGGTGTAGTAGCTGTTGTAGCGGCTGTTAGCAAACAGGCTGGCAGTCTTTCCGGCGATTCCGTAGATCACAGTATCTGTCGCGGCGCGGGTGCCACCGATGCTCACGTCTTGGTAGTAGCCGCCAACCGAGAAGCCAAAGCCGGGGGTCAGGTCAGCACGCGCGATGTAGCGGGTGGCCGCTTCGTTGGCGGCCGTTGCCACCATGTCGGTCTTGGCGCTATTGCTGATGTCTGCCGAGTTGGTGCCGGTGTAGAGGCTGTAGTAGCCGCCGCGCACCGTGACCAAGTTCAACAAGTTAACTTTGGCGGCCACGCCGTAGTCCACGATGCCGTTGTTGTCGGTGGAACCGAGGTTGCCGCCCTGAACGGTCTGAACGTTGTAGTAACCGCCCACCGCCACGGGGCCGAGGGTGCCGCCCACTTGCGCCGCCGCACCGACTTGGCCAGGAGTAGCGTACTGAGTTGCGCCGTTGTTATCGGTCGTGGCGCGGTCACCACGGTTATAGGGAGCCGTGCTGCCGTTGTCGCCGTCTTTGGGGTTGGCTTCGGAGATCGCAGCAGTTTTGTCGTAGTTGGCATCAACGCTGCGGTAGTTCAGGTCGTAGATGCGAATGGGACCGACGCTGCCACTGGTCTTGGCATAGAAGACATTGCTTCCGCTGGTGACTGCCGCGTTGCCGCCGTTTTGACCGCTCAACACGCTACGGGCGTATTCGCTGTCAATCTGGAAGCCCGCAAGTGCGCCGTGCGCGTCTGCGCCGTAAGTTTTGGCATCCGACACCACGATGGTGGAGCCGTCGAGCAGCGTCACTTTTCTCGCGAATAGGGAGGTGCTGTTGCCTTGATTCAGGCCCGCTTTGAGGCCCACGCTGTCCAAACCTTCCTGCGCGTAGTTCAGGCCCAGCTTGAGGGTACCAATCGGGGTAATCTCGGCACGCACGCCACGGTAGTACTGGTAGTCGCCGTCACGTCCGTCAGCAGCGTAGTTGTTGCTGCCGTCGGCTTTGTAGCTCAGGCGGCTGCTGCCGTAGACCGCTTTGATGATGGGCTTAAAGGCTCCCAGCACTGGCAAGTTGCCGCCGTCCACCGTGACCACGTAGCCGTCACCGCGAGCGTTTTTGTCATTGTCGAACACGTAGTCGCTGAACTTGGCTTTCACGCCGCGTCCGAAGTCCACCGTCACGGGGCTGTTGCCGACTGTGAAGGTCGCCGTGCCGTTCTTAAAGTAGAAGAACAGCGGCTGGTACTTGTAGCCGTTACTGTCGGTGATAGCGGGGTACTTGTCTAAGTCTGCTTGTTTCTGGTCACCCGTCAGCGAGGGATTAGCGGAGATGCCGAACTTGATGTCGACATTCTTGATAGCCACGCCGCCCGCGCTGGTGAGGTAAGCGCCAGTGTTGGTGCTGGTGCCGTTGTTGGCCGTGCCAGTGGTGTTGAAGGTGATACCGAAACTAATGCTGGTGCGGCCTTCTTTGTTCACGCCCGCAATCGGAGCGTAGGCCGCAGTGGTGTAGCCCAGTTTCGTATCAGCATCGCTGATTTTGTAATCCCCTAAAGCACCATTGTTAGCCGGAACCGTCTTGGTGATAGCTGCTTTGGTGGTGGGATCAATACCGGTCAGCGTAATAGTGCTGGTCGAGAAACCGTACAGGCCGTCGGCGTTGTTGACCACTTTGGTGGTGTCGCCCGCCAAGTCCACGTAGTCTACAGAGGTATCAGACGTGCCGGCATCACCGTCATCGCCCGTGCTGAACTTGGTGCCAGCGAAGAGGCGGTCAATGTCCATGTCACGGTCGGCGCGGGCCACGTAGTAGGTCGCACTGAGGTTGGGCTTGATGCTGAAGGCGTTTTTCTCCAACAACGTAACGCGGTTGCCGATGTCGGTGATTTTGGTTTCGTTGACGGCCACGCGGCCCACCAAGTTGTCAAAATCAGCACGCTGCACGAAGTCGGCTTGAGCAGCTTCGATGGCGCTGGAGCGGTCTTGCAAGTTGAGGATGTCCTGGTTGAGCAAGACAGTCAAGTCGTTGAGGGCGGCGATGCTGCTGGCGTTGTCGTCCACATCGGCACGCAAGGTGTCGTAGTTGGCCGAGAGGTCGTCGGCACGGGTGGTGAAGTCGCTGATCTGGCCTTGCAGATCGGCAATCGCGTCGCTGTTGCCCGCGACTTGGTCTTGCACGGTGGAAACTTGGTCTTGCAGATCAGCCTGAGTTTCCTCGTTGGCAGTGTTATCAAACGCCCCGGCGCTCTCGGCAGGCGCAGGCATGCTGGACATCTGGCCGCCTAATTCCTCGACGCGCTGCTCCAAACGGGAGAAGTCGTCTTTGGTCACGGCGTTTTCTTCGAGGTCGCTGACGCGCACACCCAGAGCGGCCAGATCGGCGGCCAGCTCCTGAATAGCGTTTTGCAAGCTGGTCATGGTTTCTGGGTCCATGACAGGAGCCTGCGCGGTGCCCATCTGGTTGAGCAGACGCGCAATGATGACGGCCGCTTCGTAGCGGGTCAGGTTCTGGGTGCCGCGGAAGGTACCGTCGGGGTAGCCCAGAATGACGCCCTGCGACACAAGACGGTCAATCGCGTCTTTGGCCCAGTGACCGGCAGGCACATCGGTCAAGGCAGGGATTTGAGCTGCTGGAGCTGCCGCCGGGGCGGTGTCCTGAGCGGCTGCGAAACCAAACGACAACGCAGCGGTGAGAGCGAGCAAAGACTTCTTCATATGAACCCCCGTA comes from Deinococcus detaillensis and encodes:
- a CDS encoding protease inhibitor I42 family protein, with protein sequence MTLRAQTLLMVAVLALLSPASAQKQTGNPVAKSKSLTLKVGAAGQDLKVSAGDTLRFELSSSAGTGYAWHVLDVDPVFLALVDRTVTAAPTANTVGASAARPVVGSSGPVTTYIYYVKKSLDLGGYSVTTPVVFVNLPPGRQTTQTAKLIQFNLAGK
- a CDS encoding ATP-binding protein, yielding MEKSTVSERNEVLFIGGRSGVGKTSLAAELHYQLSALRIKHAVIEGDNLDLAYPPPWKYGLAEQNLKSIWGNYRALGYRRLIYTNTVSVLHTGDLMRAIGEDSLANAVLLTASDGTARLRLEQREIGAGLETHLERSSQRAAELDERTPAWVNRICTDERPVQELAAEVLALLNWNETP
- a CDS encoding carboxypeptidase M32, translating into MTVTAPKQVASISPLDTLKRRLNLISDLGAAQGLLSWDQETQMPEDAARVRGLQMSSLAGLSHHLLTSDETRALLEAAEAVDAGQLSEVDVDLLRVTRRDFDKATKLPTAFVEDVSQARNEAHHAWIKARADNDFASFAPYLERVLSLTKQYAELIGYDQHPYDVLLDDYEPGMKTAHVRQIFTDLRERTLPLLRSIVAAGDATDYGVLTRPFPAVAQRQLSLKVAEEAFGLLPSFSRLDESAHPFQTNFSADDIRITTRFDEHYFPMSLFGTWHETGHAMYEHGVSQELERTPLARGASLGVHESQSRLFENLLGRSKAFWQHYFAELAKAAPEVAAGQSAESIYRAVNRVQPSLIRVEADEVTYNFHIMLRFELELALIEGELSVADLPAAWNAKMQEYLGVVPDSDSEGVLQDIHWSAGLIGYFPTYSLGNLLSVQLLEAACQNPEIAAGLQNADYAPLREWLRVNVHQYGRRRTPAQIVEGATGQPLSADAYVKYLFEKYGEIYGL
- a CDS encoding bifunctional folylpolyglutamate synthase/dihydrofolate synthase, with amino-acid sequence MSNHLDWLYARQRFGVHPGLGRVRELLNMLGDPQTTFQTVLVGGTNGKGSTAATLASILQSSGRRTALFTSPHLTRFAERFVVGGQELSADVVEAGLGRVRPHAEALGATFFEIVVALGCWLFAEAGAQWAVMEVGLGGRLDATNALEPALSVITGVALDHTEILGDTLSAIASEKAGILRAGLPAVTGIVPAFWPLLDATGADVWALGREAQVEVQSQGWQGSRVTLTSPAGSLTVQTPLLGQHGAMNAALAVLAVQRLGTDLEAIQKGVTQIRWPGRLEKLIWLGGLDGLERQVVLDGAHNPDGARALAAALRSLGVEKVPLVFGAAGDKDIAGVVAELAPIASQVILTRSRLSPRAAEPQELAKFFEPFGIPVRSASTPAGALASLPPGLSVVCGSLYLLGEVRPLLLGEAAEERERWQ
- a CDS encoding manganese-dependent inorganic pyrophosphatase, which codes for MISVFGHLNPDTDAITAALVYAHFLTRTGTPATPYRLGELNHETAYVLREAGVNAPDLLAALPAGSSVALVDHNESAQSVPNLAELDVRYVVDHHKLGDLSTAQPAFLRFEPLGCTGTLLLKLHREAGLSVEPTDARLLLSAILSDTLQFRSPTTTDTDRDAAAFLAPIAGISDVEGYAMQMFAAKSDLGDMPADKLLKMDYKVFPLGSETWGIGMIETTNPAYVFGRQAELLSAMQAEKAASKLSGILLGVVDILNETNRTLIVSDTEAEVVQAAFGVATEQHLADLGNLISRKKQIVPALEAYFAQ
- a CDS encoding S-layer homology domain-containing protein, which translates into the protein MKKSLLALTAALSFGFAAAQDTAPAAAPAAQIPALTDVPAGHWAKDAIDRLVSQGVILGYPDGTFRGTQNLTRYEAAVIIARLLNQMGTAQAPVMDPETMTSLQNAIQELAADLAALGVRVSDLEENAVTKDDFSRLEQRVEELGGQMSSMPAPAESAGAFDNTANEETQADLQDQVSTVQDQVAGNSDAIADLQGQISDFTTRADDLSANYDTLRADVDDNASSIAALNDLTVLLNQDILNLQDRSSAIEAAQADFVQRADFDNLVGRVAVNETKITDIGNRVTLLEKNAFSIKPNLSATYYVARADRDMDIDRLFAGTKFSTGDDGDAGTSDTSVDYVDLAGDTTKVVNNADGLYGFSTSTITLTGIDPTTKAAITKTVPANNGALGDYKISDADTKLGYTTAAYAPIAGVNKEGRTSISFGITFNTTGTANNGTSTNTGAYLTSAGGVAIKNVDIKFGISANPSLTGDQKQADLDKYPAITDSNGYKYQPLFFYFKNGTATFTVGNSPVTVDFGRGVKAKFSDYVFDNDKNARGDGYVVTVDGGNLPVLGAFKPIIKAVYGSSRLSYKADGSNNYAADGRDGDYQYYRGVRAEITPIGTLKLGLNYAQEGLDSVGLKAGLNQGNSTSLFARKVTLLDGSTIVVSDAKTYGADAHGALAGFQIDSEYARSVLSGQNGGNAAVTSGSNVFYAKTSGSVGPIRIYDLNYRSVDANYDKTAAISEANPKDGDNGSTAPYNRGDRATTDNNGATQYATPGQVGAAAQVGGTLGPVAVGGYYNVQTVQGGNLGSTDNNGIVDYGVAAKVNLLNLVTVRGGYYSLYTGTNSADISNSAKTDMVATAANEAATRYIARADLTPGFGFSVGGYYQDVSIGGTRAATDTVIYGIAGKTASLFANSRYNSYYTLNDTALTNQSGCGSQHPGTGLTDTDAVGGALTFSLGAFSDKVCYSEYGAEIMHDGALPGALVKNLSLRFGYAKRLSSGSSSYNDSLLYADGLYNAKLGFLNVNLKGLYNNFIYDSAAKADLSTVAAGAKVSTDTIDTIFKPSVEGQVGYLSRNYTGSSDATKNYGVSALSYRAGIKLNDFLLPTGKLAVYYAGLNTKNRAYTPWDNGDDNNAGKYVDNGSAYSINQNGVYVEGNYYDLSFAYGLYNLSAKDANGTQMALPSGQVAQGSTFKITYKVNF